One region of Quercus lobata isolate SW786 chromosome 2, ValleyOak3.0 Primary Assembly, whole genome shotgun sequence genomic DNA includes:
- the LOC115960735 gene encoding uncharacterized protein LOC115960735, producing the protein MAMVTQQIFFAEEWAKKAREDLNSEAQSRLAAEKAAGDLRQEKDRLSSEVKEAQKGRVSAEAGLKNTTKQAEDLRQQLHQSEAKLATEKQTVSDLTAELVKVKEAARVAREAAESAVVTSYDRGVRDTKVRLTEEVAAVCRDYITMSWGVALDRATIPVDSDLRKVENIFFSEDIREISDSVAPEEPLSLKALASDSPMLEAEDTQPAAKDKSPEDSLSIRDVVAQAKEAVLGPQVGDDQPEPTQGLDLGK; encoded by the exons ATGGCTATG gtcactcaacaaattttttttgccgAGGAGTGGGCCAAGAAGGCTCGCGAGGACCTGAACAGTGAGGCTCAGTCCCGTCTTGCTGCTGAGAAGGCTGCCGGCGACCTTAGGCAGGAAAAGGATCGCCTGAGTAGCGAAGTCAAGGAGGCACAGAAGGGTCGCGTGAGCGCCGAGGCCGGATTGAAAAACACTACCAAGCAGGCTGAGGATCTGCGCCAACAGCTCCATCAGTCCGAGGCAAAACTCGCGACAGAGAAGCAGACGGTCTCAGATCTCACGGCCGAGCTGGTAAAGGTCAAGGAAGCGGCTCGCGTGGCCAGGGAGGCGGCCGAGTCTGCAGTGGTGACCTCATACGATCGTGGAGTCAGGGATACCAAGGTTAGGCTGACCGAGGAGGTGGCTGCCGTATGCAGGGATTACATCACCATGTCTTGGGGTGTAGCCTTGGATCGGGCGACAATTCCGGTGGACTCCGATCTCCGGAAAGTTGAGAATATCTTTTTTTCAGAAGATATTCGTGAGATTTCGGACTCAGTTGCCCCTGAGGAGCCTCTCTCTTTGAAGGCCTTAGCCTCGGACTCCCCTATGCTTGAAGCTGAGGACACGCAGCCGGCCGCGAAGGACAAATCGCCCGAGGACAGTCTCTCAATCAGGGATGTTGTTGCGCAAGCTAAGGAGGCTGTTCTGGGACCTCAGGTAGGAGATGATCAACCTGAGCCTACTCAGGGTTTAGACTTAGGAAAGTAG